The Vespula vulgaris chromosome 4, iyVesVulg1.1, whole genome shotgun sequence genome has a segment encoding these proteins:
- the LOC127063597 gene encoding heterogeneous nuclear ribonucleoprotein H2-like, whose product MSNGGGDHDDEGYVVKMRGLPWSTTVDEIMKFFGDCSITNGKDGVHMTMSREGRPSGEAYVEMDTPEDIEKACKRDRDHMGHRYIEVFKAKRGEMEWVIKRSGLNLENAMDDGCVRLRGLPFGCSKEEIAQFFSGLEILPNGISLPTDYTGRSTGEAYVQFVNKDVAERALQKHKEKIGHRYIEIFRSSLSEVRASIGPKMRGGPMGGFNQRPAPYDRGDRFGGMNRFSNNGRGSRNRDFDSGPWGSGNNFSSRGSGMGMRGGMDMKGGNFRGSGDNWGSNTGVHSIHMRGLPFKATEDDIADFFRPVVPINVKILLENGGRPSGEADVEFETHEEAVRAMCKDKSHMSYRYIELFLNSSSSSSGMSLGGIGNFCGGLGNNFRPGYSPNRGFSSQLGGSNYNSF is encoded by the exons ATGTCAAATGGTGGCGGAGATCACGACGATGAGGGATACGTTGTTAAAATGCGTGGACTTCCATGGTCTACAACTGTTGATGagattatgaaattttttggCGATTGTTCCATCACCAATGGAAAAGATGGAGTACACATGACTATGTCAAGGGAGGGAAGACCTAGCGGAGAAGCTTATGTAGAAATGGACACTCCagaagatattgaaaaagcTTGTAAAAGGGATAGAGATCATATGGgacatcgatatatcgaag tTTTTAAAGCAAAAAGAGGTGAAATGGAGTGGGTAATCAAACGAAGTGGcttaaatttagaaaatgcGATGGATGATGGCTGTGTCAGATTGCGTGGACTACCATTTGGTTGttctaaagaagaaatagcACAATTTTTCTCAG GGTTGGAGATATTGCCGAACGGGATTTCACTACCGACAGACTACACGGGCCGCAGTACTGGGGAGGCTTACGTTCAATTTGTTAACAAAGATGTTGCGGAGCGCGCTCTGCAGAAACACAAGGAAAAGATAGGACACAG GTACATTGAAATCTTCCGGAGTAGTTTATCTGAAGTTCGTGCTAGTATAGGACCAAAAATGCGTGGCGGCCCAATGGGTGGATTTAATCAGAGACCTGCACCTTATGATCGTGGTGATCGTTTCGGGGGCATGAATCGTTTCAGTAACAATGGTAGAGGATCTAGAAATAGAG ATTTTGATAGTGGTCCTTGGGGAAGTGGAAATAACTTCAGTTCACGTGGAAGTGGAATGGGAATGCGTGGTGGAATGGACATGAAAGGAGGAAATTTTAGAGGAAGTGGTGATAATTGGGGTAGCAATACTGGAGTTCATAGTATACATATGAGAGGTCTACCATTCAAAGCAACGGAAGATGATATAGCAGat TTTTTCAGACCTGTTGTACCGATTAATGTTAAAATTCTCTTGGAAAATGGTGGACGTCCATCTGGTGAAGCAGATGTGGAATTTGAAACCCATGAAGAAGCAGTTAGAGCAATGTGCAAG GATAAAAGTCACATGTCTTACAGATATATTGAGTTATTCCTTAACTCAAGCAGTAGTTCAAGTGGAATGTCTTTGGGTGGTATAGGAAACTTTTGTGGAG GTTTGGGTAATAACTTTAGGCCAGGATATTCTCCAAATAGAGGATTCAGCAGTCAATTGGGAGGTAGTAATTACAACAGTTTTTGA
- the LOC127062975 gene encoding caspase-1-like: protein MFSIVFCTFWLTSYVLKYLTGKTSSNKMLRSFFNIEEVSEEIPSADNIETELIDGDLSQFVYKEDNKSLNVISTTRSADVVDANKFKSSNDYYEASNASTTTFTVGIDDPLYNMNYDNRGKCVIFNHTIFDENLNERRGTDVDAIRINNVFTKLGFEVLRYDDLTYMELKDRISTLSNEDHSNSDCICIFVLTHGISENLLYARDVPYSANYIWKPFSADLCPSLAGKPKLFFFQACRGNKWQESFELRSNAEVTVTDSTASYKIPTHADFLIAHSTIEGFYSFRNEKNGSCYVQYLCDTLEEYADTKDLLNILTITARKVAIKFTSFNDKYLASHNKKQIPSVTSMLIRDLYFIPKKQVNNKSE from the exons ATGTTTAGTATTGTGTTCTGTACATTTTGGTTAACAAGTTACGtgttgaaatatttaactGGTAAAACTAGTTCTAATAAAATGCTTCGTTCCTTCTTTAATATTGAGGAAGTATCAGAAGAGATTCCTTCAGCCGACAATATTGAAACCGAG cTAATTGATGGAGATCTTTCACAATTTGTATATAAAGAGGATAATAAAAGTCTGAATGTTATTTCAACTACAAGATCAGCTGACGTAGTCGAtgctaataaatttaaatccaGCAATGATTACTacga AGCTTCGAACGCATCTACCACTACTTTTACAGTTGGTATAGATGAtcctttatataatatgaattatgaTAATCGTGGAAAATGTGTGATTTTTAATCACACAATATTCGATGAGAATTTAAATGAACGAAGAGGTACAGATGTTGATGCAATTAGAATAAACAATGTCTTTACAAAGCTTGGTTTTGAAGTTTTGAGATATGACGATTTGACCTACATGGAATTAAAAGATAGAATAtctacat tAAGTAACGAAGATCATTCTAACAGTGATTgcatttgtatttttgtattgaCCCATGGTATctcagaaaatttattatatgcgAGAGATGTCCCGTATAGTGCTAATTATATTTGGAAACCTTTTAGCGCTGACTTATGTCCATCACTTGCGGGTAAACCAAAGCTGTTCTTTTTTCAG gcATGTAGAGGCAATAAATGGCAAGAGTCATTTGAATTACGTAGTAATGCAGAAGTTACCGTTACAGATTCGACTGCATCCTATAAAATTCCTACACATGCAGATTTTTTAATCGCACACAGTACAATAGAAG gtttttattcctttagaaatgaaaaaaatggttCATGTTATGTGCAATATCTTTGTGATACTTTAGAAGAATATGCGGACACTAAAGATCTCCTCAATATATTAACTATAACTGCACGAAAAGTGGCCATTAAATTTACTTCGTTCAATGATAAATATCTGGCAAGTcacaataaaaaacaaattcctTCAGTGACATCGATGCTCATTCgagatctttattttatacctAAAAAACAAGTGAACAATAAATCAGAATGA